A single Hippopotamus amphibius kiboko isolate mHipAmp2 chromosome 5, mHipAmp2.hap2, whole genome shotgun sequence DNA region contains:
- the ANTXRL gene encoding anthrax toxin receptor-like isoform X1, translating into MSQAAGERSGSVNNNWMDVYGLVEDLIKKFDNPNLRISFITYSTLGRTVMKLTSDKNEIREGLRRLQNVVPTGATNMQEGFKKANEQIQQATSGGNKIPSLIISLTDGTLEEAPFEMTKDEADKARKMGATVYCVGVKDFDKEQLLEIADSPNHVFGVDQGFKALKYVVEPLGTKSCMEITIVEPSSICTADEYELMISGKGFNNAKKKEEVICRFKFSDKQFFDKKANSVKDTSITCPGVRIEKPDQEVFVEVSLNNGISFITNNVSITSKNCVNTREEGLNEDAPPAAPPDAPSDPPPAAPSASPPAALPAAQQPPEVPLSPPQPQFLPYVNPLYFFALIPALLLFLLMFWCIWWLCRRKTFKEPPPVQKPEREPEETCQMPCPTVIVPCGCQGGGMKRMEGKLDTLCDFVQRCNQMSLMWCPPRDMGKCLNLALTKPHCGQLHCSPKICLQPSHECFSINSCCSRYQHSPLMCSRPPSRMHRLVSPPAQPLCGATLSLQPP; encoded by the exons GTCAGGCAGTGTGAACAACAACTGGATGGACGTTTACGGCTTAGTGGAGGATTTGATCAAGAAGTTCGACAA CCCTAACCTGCGGATATCCTTCATCACATACTCCACACTGGGTCGCACCGTCATGAAGCTCACCTCAGACAA aaatgaaattcGTGAAGGTCTTAGAAGACTTCAGAATGTAGTGCCTACAGGAGCCACAAACATGCAGGAAGGATTTAAAAAG GCAAATGAGCAGATTCAACAAGCTACCTCAGGAG GAAACAAGATTCCCTCTCTGATTATCTCCCTGACCGATGGAACTCTGGAGGAAGCACCATTTGAAATGACTAAGGACGAA gcTGACAAGGCTCGGAAAATGGGAGCCACTGTATACTGTGTGGGTGTAAAAGACTTTGACAAAGAACAG TTACTGGAAATTGCAGACAGCCCGAATCATGTGTTTGGAGTGGACCAAGGATTCAAGGCTCTTAAATACGTCGTTGAGCCA CTCGGAACTAAGTCTTGTATGGAAATTACAATTGTGGAGCCTTCCAGTATCTGTACAGCAG ATGAATATGAATTGATGATTTCTGGAAAAGGCTTTAATAATgcaaagaagaaggaggaagttATTTGTAGATTTAAGTTCAGCGACAAGCAATTCTTTG ATAAAAAAGCCAACTCTGTGAAAGATACCAGTATAACATGTCCAGGAGTAAGGATAGAGAAGCCAGATCA GGAGGTCTTCGTGGAAGTTAGCCTGAACAATGGTATCAGCTTCATCACCAACAACGTTAGCATCACCAGCAAGAACTGTGTGAATACCAGG GAAGAGGGGCTAAATGAGGATGCCCCACCAGCTGCTCCACCAGATGCCCCATCAGATCCCCCACCAGCTGCCCCATCAGCTTCCCCGCCAGCTGCCCTGCCAGCTGCCCAGCAGCCTCCTGAGGTGCCTCTCTCACCACCACAGCCACAGTTCCTCCCCTATGTCAACCCTCTCTACTTCTTTGCCCTCATCCCGGCCCTGCTCCTATTCCTCCTGATGTTCTGGTGCATCTGGTGGCTGTGCCGCAGGAAG ACCTTCAAGGAGCCACCACCAGTGCAGAAGCCAGAAAGG GAGCCAGAGGAGACATGTCAAATGCCATGCCCCACAGTGATTGTCCCTTGTGGGTGCCAAGGAGGCGGGATGAAACGAATGGAG GGAAAGCTGGATACCTTGTGTGACTTTGTTCAGCGCTGCAACCAGATGTCACTGATGTGGTGTCCGCCCAGGGACATG GGGAAGTGCCTCAACTTGGCCCTAACGAAGCCCCACTGTGGGCAGTTGCACTGCAGCCCTAAGATCTGCCTTCAACCCAGCCACGAGTGCTTCTCCATCAACAGCTGCTGCTCACGGTACCAACACTCCCCGCTCATGTGCTCCAGGCCTCCCTCCAGGATGCACCGGCTCGTCTCTCCCCCTGCCCAGCCACTCTGCGGAGCCACTTTGTCACTCCAGCCCCCATAG
- the ANTXRL gene encoding anthrax toxin receptor-like isoform X3 codes for MDPKAEELGPNLRISFITYSTLGRTVMKLTSDKNEIREGLRRLQNVVPTGATNMQEGFKKANEQIQQATSGGNKIPSLIISLTDGTLEEAPFEMTKDEADKARKMGATVYCVGVKDFDKEQLLEIADSPNHVFGVDQGFKALKYVVEPLGTKSCMEITIVEPSSICTADEYELMISGKGFNNAKKKEEVICRFKFSDKQFFDKKANSVKDTSITCPGVRIEKPDQEVFVEVSLNNGISFITNNVSITSKNCVNTREEGLNEDAPPAAPPDAPSDPPPAAPSASPPAALPAAQQPPEVPLSPPQPQFLPYVNPLYFFALIPALLLFLLMFWCIWWLCRRKTFKEPPPVQKPEREPEETCQMPCPTVIVPCGCQGGGMKRMEGKLDTLCDFVQRCNQMSLMWCPPRDMGKCLNLALTKPHCGQLHCSPKICLQPSHECFSINSCCSRYQHSPLMCSRPPSRMHRLVSPPAQPLCGATLSLQPP; via the exons ATGGACCCCAAAGCAGAAGAGCTGGG CCCTAACCTGCGGATATCCTTCATCACATACTCCACACTGGGTCGCACCGTCATGAAGCTCACCTCAGACAA aaatgaaattcGTGAAGGTCTTAGAAGACTTCAGAATGTAGTGCCTACAGGAGCCACAAACATGCAGGAAGGATTTAAAAAG GCAAATGAGCAGATTCAACAAGCTACCTCAGGAG GAAACAAGATTCCCTCTCTGATTATCTCCCTGACCGATGGAACTCTGGAGGAAGCACCATTTGAAATGACTAAGGACGAA gcTGACAAGGCTCGGAAAATGGGAGCCACTGTATACTGTGTGGGTGTAAAAGACTTTGACAAAGAACAG TTACTGGAAATTGCAGACAGCCCGAATCATGTGTTTGGAGTGGACCAAGGATTCAAGGCTCTTAAATACGTCGTTGAGCCA CTCGGAACTAAGTCTTGTATGGAAATTACAATTGTGGAGCCTTCCAGTATCTGTACAGCAG ATGAATATGAATTGATGATTTCTGGAAAAGGCTTTAATAATgcaaagaagaaggaggaagttATTTGTAGATTTAAGTTCAGCGACAAGCAATTCTTTG ATAAAAAAGCCAACTCTGTGAAAGATACCAGTATAACATGTCCAGGAGTAAGGATAGAGAAGCCAGATCA GGAGGTCTTCGTGGAAGTTAGCCTGAACAATGGTATCAGCTTCATCACCAACAACGTTAGCATCACCAGCAAGAACTGTGTGAATACCAGG GAAGAGGGGCTAAATGAGGATGCCCCACCAGCTGCTCCACCAGATGCCCCATCAGATCCCCCACCAGCTGCCCCATCAGCTTCCCCGCCAGCTGCCCTGCCAGCTGCCCAGCAGCCTCCTGAGGTGCCTCTCTCACCACCACAGCCACAGTTCCTCCCCTATGTCAACCCTCTCTACTTCTTTGCCCTCATCCCGGCCCTGCTCCTATTCCTCCTGATGTTCTGGTGCATCTGGTGGCTGTGCCGCAGGAAG ACCTTCAAGGAGCCACCACCAGTGCAGAAGCCAGAAAGG GAGCCAGAGGAGACATGTCAAATGCCATGCCCCACAGTGATTGTCCCTTGTGGGTGCCAAGGAGGCGGGATGAAACGAATGGAG GGAAAGCTGGATACCTTGTGTGACTTTGTTCAGCGCTGCAACCAGATGTCACTGATGTGGTGTCCGCCCAGGGACATG GGGAAGTGCCTCAACTTGGCCCTAACGAAGCCCCACTGTGGGCAGTTGCACTGCAGCCCTAAGATCTGCCTTCAACCCAGCCACGAGTGCTTCTCCATCAACAGCTGCTGCTCACGGTACCAACACTCCCCGCTCATGTGCTCCAGGCCTCCCTCCAGGATGCACCGGCTCGTCTCTCCCCCTGCCCAGCCACTCTGCGGAGCCACTTTGTCACTCCAGCCCCCATAG
- the ANTXRL gene encoding anthrax toxin receptor-like isoform X2 translates to MDVYGLVEDLIKKFDNPNLRISFITYSTLGRTVMKLTSDKNEIREGLRRLQNVVPTGATNMQEGFKKANEQIQQATSGGNKIPSLIISLTDGTLEEAPFEMTKDEADKARKMGATVYCVGVKDFDKEQLLEIADSPNHVFGVDQGFKALKYVVEPLGTKSCMEITIVEPSSICTADEYELMISGKGFNNAKKKEEVICRFKFSDKQFFDKKANSVKDTSITCPGVRIEKPDQEVFVEVSLNNGISFITNNVSITSKNCVNTREEGLNEDAPPAAPPDAPSDPPPAAPSASPPAALPAAQQPPEVPLSPPQPQFLPYVNPLYFFALIPALLLFLLMFWCIWWLCRRKTFKEPPPVQKPEREPEETCQMPCPTVIVPCGCQGGGMKRMEGKLDTLCDFVQRCNQMSLMWCPPRDMGKCLNLALTKPHCGQLHCSPKICLQPSHECFSINSCCSRYQHSPLMCSRPPSRMHRLVSPPAQPLCGATLSLQPP, encoded by the exons ATGGACGTTTACGGCTTAGTGGAGGATTTGATCAAGAAGTTCGACAA CCCTAACCTGCGGATATCCTTCATCACATACTCCACACTGGGTCGCACCGTCATGAAGCTCACCTCAGACAA aaatgaaattcGTGAAGGTCTTAGAAGACTTCAGAATGTAGTGCCTACAGGAGCCACAAACATGCAGGAAGGATTTAAAAAG GCAAATGAGCAGATTCAACAAGCTACCTCAGGAG GAAACAAGATTCCCTCTCTGATTATCTCCCTGACCGATGGAACTCTGGAGGAAGCACCATTTGAAATGACTAAGGACGAA gcTGACAAGGCTCGGAAAATGGGAGCCACTGTATACTGTGTGGGTGTAAAAGACTTTGACAAAGAACAG TTACTGGAAATTGCAGACAGCCCGAATCATGTGTTTGGAGTGGACCAAGGATTCAAGGCTCTTAAATACGTCGTTGAGCCA CTCGGAACTAAGTCTTGTATGGAAATTACAATTGTGGAGCCTTCCAGTATCTGTACAGCAG ATGAATATGAATTGATGATTTCTGGAAAAGGCTTTAATAATgcaaagaagaaggaggaagttATTTGTAGATTTAAGTTCAGCGACAAGCAATTCTTTG ATAAAAAAGCCAACTCTGTGAAAGATACCAGTATAACATGTCCAGGAGTAAGGATAGAGAAGCCAGATCA GGAGGTCTTCGTGGAAGTTAGCCTGAACAATGGTATCAGCTTCATCACCAACAACGTTAGCATCACCAGCAAGAACTGTGTGAATACCAGG GAAGAGGGGCTAAATGAGGATGCCCCACCAGCTGCTCCACCAGATGCCCCATCAGATCCCCCACCAGCTGCCCCATCAGCTTCCCCGCCAGCTGCCCTGCCAGCTGCCCAGCAGCCTCCTGAGGTGCCTCTCTCACCACCACAGCCACAGTTCCTCCCCTATGTCAACCCTCTCTACTTCTTTGCCCTCATCCCGGCCCTGCTCCTATTCCTCCTGATGTTCTGGTGCATCTGGTGGCTGTGCCGCAGGAAG ACCTTCAAGGAGCCACCACCAGTGCAGAAGCCAGAAAGG GAGCCAGAGGAGACATGTCAAATGCCATGCCCCACAGTGATTGTCCCTTGTGGGTGCCAAGGAGGCGGGATGAAACGAATGGAG GGAAAGCTGGATACCTTGTGTGACTTTGTTCAGCGCTGCAACCAGATGTCACTGATGTGGTGTCCGCCCAGGGACATG GGGAAGTGCCTCAACTTGGCCCTAACGAAGCCCCACTGTGGGCAGTTGCACTGCAGCCCTAAGATCTGCCTTCAACCCAGCCACGAGTGCTTCTCCATCAACAGCTGCTGCTCACGGTACCAACACTCCCCGCTCATGTGCTCCAGGCCTCCCTCCAGGATGCACCGGCTCGTCTCTCCCCCTGCCCAGCCACTCTGCGGAGCCACTTTGTCACTCCAGCCCCCATAG